The window GTTTCTTTCTGTAGAAACGAGTTCAAGCGTGAAGGTGCAGGTCGTGGCAACTGGGGAACCGCCACCGATGAGGTCGCACCGTAAGTACACACATTTCAACTTCTTCTTCTGTAAAGAAAATCTTCAATCCGCTTATTAATCGTTCTTTGATTCTTTATGATGTAGTGAGACTGAAGAACCTGTAACTGAAACTGAAAAGATTGTGGATTCTGAGAAACAAGAAAATGGAGCAGATGCGAACCAAGAAAACACTGTGGATGTGGTAGAGGAAAAGAAGCCAGAAGAGAAGGTGAaattaccttttcaacccttgTTTACCCTAACTTGAGATATTCCCATATTTTGTTGTCATCTTCTAGATCTTTAATTACAGGAGATGACCCTTGAGGAATATGAGAAAGTTCTAGAAGAGAAGAGGAAAGCTTTGACCTCTTTGAAGACTGAGGAAAGAAAGGTTGGATTGGACAAAGATTTGGCAAAAATGCAATTGCTTTCCAACAAAAAGAATGAAGAAGACATCTTTGTTAAACTGGTAAATCTttctttaaatatatttttcatcatatatagtttttaatttcattttctgattagggttctgagaaggataagcgAAAAGAAGCTGCTGATAAGGAAGAAAAGGCCAAGAAGGTAGAGTAGTTAACTTTCTGAACATCTTTATGTATATACAATATATGTAAAATCTATACATATATCTTGTGTTAAGACATATAGTTGTTGAAGTTTGTCTGTTTGTTTAATGTTGTAGTCTGTAAGCATTGAGGAGTTTCTGAAACCTGCTGAGGGCGAAAGGGTCAATGGACGTGGTGGCAGGGGACGTGGTGGGCGTGGGGGGTTTAGAGGAGGCTTTGTAGGTGGGGCCCGGATGAACAATGTGGTTGCACCATCGATTGAGGATGTGGCTCAATTTCCATCTTTGAGTGTCAAGTGAGTTGAGAGTTATTATTTACTTTCATGTTTTTATTATTAGGGTTTTTGATTAGTGGTAATCTTTGATGTTTTGTGGTATTTAAGACTTGTTTTAAGGATATTATATTATGGTGTTTTTGTAAGAGTGTAAATCTTGAAGATAACCTTTGTATGGCTGCTACATGCCCTTGGGTTTTCTTTCAGTTATGACTCATCAACCATTTTAATTTATAGTCAATGGTGTCTTTTTTGgtattgttttgttttttatttggaAACCTAgttgttttattttgtttaagCAAGTATCTTATAACATCTTAAAGTTTTATAACCAAAAACCGTGGAATTTTTCTAAATAGGATCTGCACCAATCGTTTATTTAAACCCATATTACGTATTAAACCCATATATTATTATGTACCAATCGTTTCtggtttatttaataatattatgTATTAGATTAATATGGAAAAATAATCTTTTGCATCAAACTTCTTTTTTCAAGTTATAATCGTCATACAATTGATTTAAAGAAACCGATTGTGTGGACTTCATGGAACAATAAGATTCCAGACAAACATTCAATTATAATAGGTTCAATTTTATTGTTTGTTTAATGTCCTTGAATTCCAACGCTTTTTTAATTATAACAGTGGACTAATGGCAACTAAATCGTAATTCAATTTGCTTATTATAGCATCATACATCCATTTCAATATGatcaaatgcaagaaatagcaatgtactttgatttgtttattatgtaATTAATTCTCTTGCTATAAATAGGTCCAAATGAAATCATTTTTAGGTCCTAAAATATCTAAGCATAAACATACATTTAGTTGGTTTCAACTTTCAAGGGACACGATTTAATTGGTTTCAACTTTTATGTCGGATTTTTCCCATTAAAAACACAACACATCTTTAACATTAGAAAGCATACAAAGTATAAATTTTGACACATGTTTTTACAACCAGTGGAATGTTTTAACATTAGACAACTTACACAACAGCAAAGTAAATTCCACCAGTTATATACAAATAGACACAAAAATGATATAGTAATCTAATCACTTATTTGGTTTacccaaaatattgaaaaatcAACTGTCGAATAAGGTCATCCTTATTCagttataacaaaaaaaaaacatgaaacacACTGGATATTGTTAAAATACAAAGGAAACAAAAAAGTAGCTAAAACTTTTGCCAAATTGCAAACAGTAtaacataacaataaaaataataacaGGCATTCAACAAAGTGTTATCCTACTTTGTACATCAAAGTTCCctgaattcatttttttttttaaattcgaaAAGAATAAAACCATGATCAAGATTCAAGACCTTCTTCAAGAAGAGCAGCATCCTGACTTCTGGTTGACTGGTTGACCTCGGATCTGAACAGTAGGAGGTCTAGCATTGTTCATTGACGGTTGACTTGCCATCCTGGATACAATTCACCAAATTTTATCAGTCCAaattgcaagaaatagcaatgtactttactcttgttattttttacttttatatatttattaagaaaATGTGAAATAATATAAATGAAACCTGTTTTTAATTTCAGCAGTCATAGCCATAAAAGCTTCTTCCACATTGGTGGAGCTTTTGGCACTTGTTTCAAGGAATGGAATCCCAATCTCATCAGCAAATGCCTACACACAATTAACTCTTTTTAGTATTTTTCATTCACTTAAActatttaaaaataattaaacattacTTTAATTTACCTTTCCAGTTTCATAAGACACGACTTTCTGAGAAGTGAGATCACATTTGTTTCCAACAAGAAGCTTGTTGACATTCTCACTAGCATAACGATCGATTTCACTCAACCATTGTTTTACATTGTTGAAACTCTCTTGATCTGTCACATCATAAACAACCTGC of the Lactuca sativa cultivar Salinas chromosome 6, Lsat_Salinas_v11, whole genome shotgun sequence genome contains:
- the LOC111905120 gene encoding ras-related protein RABD2c; the protein is MNPEYDYLFKLLLIGDSGVGKSCLLLRFADDSYLESYISTIGVDFKIRTVEQDGKTIKLQIWDTAGQERFRTITSSYYRGAHGIIVVYDVTDQESFNNVKQWLSEIDRYASENVNKLLVGNKCDLTSQKVVSYETGKAFADEIGIPFLETSAKSSTNVEEAFMAMTAEIKNRMASQPSMNNARPPTVQIRGQPVNQKSGCCSS
- the LOC111905119 gene encoding RGG repeats nuclear RNA binding protein A, with amino-acid sequence MSSTNPFDLLGDDDNDDPIQLLAKLPVAVPTTKKSPVGGVAAKPAAKLPSKPLPPAQAVREARTDGQRIGNRFGGRGTGRGGRGGFNRESADDENSFGNNNGFSGGYRASENGDADKATERRAPRYGNRGGRRGGYTNGDATEGERPRRVFERRSGTGRGNEFKREGAGRGNWGTATDEVAPETEEPVTETEKIVDSEKQENGADANQENTVDVVEEKKPEEKEMTLEEYEKVLEEKRKALTSLKTEERKVGLDKDLAKMQLLSNKKNEEDIFVKLGSEKDKRKEAADKEEKAKKSVSIEEFLKPAEGERVNGRGGRGRGGRGGFRGGFVGGARMNNVVAPSIEDVAQFPSLSVK